The following proteins come from a genomic window of Flavobacteriaceae bacterium MAR_2010_188:
- a CDS encoding CHRD domain-containing protein, translated as MKNYLKVIRLAFFFGALTLCFSFTAAEDKTENPVEAKEVKGNDYIYMTNLSGSNENPAVSTAAKGKAIVRISKDESSVYYKIIVQNIDSPSAAHFHMGMPGMNGPVIVGLYMGGEDGIVNGLLTEGVLTSDDTNISMLINSIRSGSIYVNVHTPANPRGELRGQL; from the coding sequence ATGAAAAATTATTTAAAAGTTATTCGATTAGCCTTCTTCTTTGGAGCATTAACTCTATGCTTTAGCTTTACGGCTGCGGAAGATAAAACAGAGAATCCGGTCGAGGCCAAAGAAGTTAAAGGGAATGATTATATCTATATGACTAATCTTTCTGGTAGTAATGAGAATCCAGCCGTTTCTACAGCTGCCAAAGGAAAAGCAATCGTGAGAATTAGTAAAGATGAATCATCAGTATATTATAAGATTATCGTGCAAAACATCGACAGCCCATCTGCAGCTCATTTTCATATGGGTATGCCAGGCATGAATGGACCTGTAATCGTAGGATTGTATATGGGAGGTGAAGACGGAATTGTAAATGGTCTTTTAACTGAAGGTGTTTTAACTTCAGACGATACCAATATTTCTATGCTGATCAATTCGATAAGGTCTGGAAGCATTTACGTAAACGTTCATACTCCAGCTAATCCTCGTGGAGAATTGAGAGGACAATTATAA
- a CDS encoding glutaryl-CoA dehydrogenase codes for MKLFNKVKRVIHLMKSVDLNELNRISEKIDLPAIMKTVGELNDDQLNGMMKMLKNSGGKKGQHKLPPIDGDFYDLDLKLSQEERELQLKVRSFMEDVVDPIANKYWNRAEFPFEIIPKIAELNICGIAYKGYGCPDMPFVMEGIIAEEMARVDVSISTFFGVHSGLAMGSIYLCGSEEQKQEWLPKMQKLELIGAFGLTEPNVGSGVSGGMETTCILEGDEWVINGQKKWIGNATFSDVTVIWAREISTNKVKGFLVRKDNPGFKAEKIEDKMALRTVQNALITLTDCRVPEKDKLANANSFRDTAKVLRMTRAGVAWQAVGCARGAYENALKYTKKREQFGKPIASYQLIQNHLVEMLSNLTAMKTMVYRLSELQDQGLLTDEHASLAKVFCSLRTRDVVSKAREVMGGNGILLEYNVARFVADAEAIYSYEGTKEINTLIVGRAITGYSAFV; via the coding sequence ATGAAATTATTCAACAAGGTAAAACGAGTCATCCATTTAATGAAGAGTGTCGATTTGAACGAGTTAAATCGGATTTCAGAAAAAATTGACCTTCCCGCAATCATGAAAACAGTAGGAGAACTGAACGATGATCAACTCAACGGTATGATGAAAATGCTTAAAAATAGCGGCGGCAAGAAAGGACAGCACAAGCTGCCTCCAATCGATGGCGATTTTTACGACCTAGACCTAAAACTGTCACAAGAAGAAAGAGAACTTCAACTTAAAGTCAGAAGTTTTATGGAAGACGTGGTAGACCCGATTGCTAATAAATATTGGAATAGAGCGGAGTTTCCGTTTGAGATCATTCCCAAAATAGCAGAATTAAATATCTGCGGAATAGCCTATAAAGGTTATGGTTGTCCCGATATGCCTTTTGTCATGGAAGGAATTATTGCAGAAGAAATGGCAAGAGTAGATGTTTCGATTTCAACCTTTTTTGGCGTACACAGTGGTCTTGCGATGGGATCGATTTATTTATGTGGAAGTGAAGAGCAAAAACAAGAATGGTTGCCAAAAATGCAAAAACTAGAACTTATTGGCGCTTTTGGACTGACTGAACCTAACGTTGGCAGCGGTGTTTCTGGCGGAATGGAAACAACCTGCATTCTCGAAGGTGACGAATGGGTTATTAATGGACAGAAAAAATGGATAGGTAACGCAACGTTTTCTGATGTCACTGTAATCTGGGCAAGAGAAATCTCAACAAATAAAGTAAAAGGTTTTTTGGTGAGAAAAGACAATCCTGGTTTTAAAGCTGAAAAAATCGAAGATAAAATGGCGCTCCGTACGGTGCAAAATGCTTTGATTACCCTCACAGATTGTAGGGTTCCAGAAAAAGATAAACTGGCGAATGCAAATTCATTTAGGGATACCGCGAAAGTTCTAAGGATGACACGTGCCGGAGTTGCTTGGCAAGCGGTTGGCTGTGCGAGGGGAGCTTATGAAAACGCTCTCAAATACACAAAAAAAAGAGAACAGTTCGGCAAACCTATTGCTTCCTATCAATTGATACAAAATCACTTGGTAGAGATGCTTTCTAACCTAACCGCAATGAAAACGATGGTTTATCGGCTTTCAGAACTTCAAGATCAAGGTCTTTTAACCGATGAGCACGCATCTTTGGCTAAAGTATTTTGCTCGCTAAGGACAAGGGATGTAGTTAGCAAAGCGAGAGAAGTTATGGGTGGTAACGGGATTTTATTAGAGTATAACGTTGCCAGATTTGTCGCCGATGCCGAAGCGATTTATTCTTATGAAGGTACCAAAGAAATAAACACCTTAATCGTAGGTCGGGCAATCACCGGTTATAGCGCATTTGTTTAA
- a CDS encoding Uncharacterized conserved protein YndB, AHSA1/START domain, translating to MKNPITIETKVQADIDKVWKYWTEPKHIEKWNNASDDWHTVSVENDVKEEGEFKYRMEAKDGTMGFDFGGTYSAVKKNDLLEYALHDGRKVKIEFLKDADRVKIVETFEPESENSVEMQKQGWQAILANFKKYVED from the coding sequence ATGAAAAATCCCATAACAATTGAAACAAAAGTTCAGGCCGATATCGATAAAGTATGGAAGTATTGGACCGAGCCAAAACATATTGAGAAGTGGAATAATGCATCTGATGATTGGCATACCGTAAGTGTAGAAAATGATGTGAAGGAGGAGGGTGAGTTTAAATATAGAATGGAAGCCAAAGACGGAACCATGGGCTTCGATTTTGGCGGAACCTATTCTGCCGTAAAAAAGAATGACTTACTAGAATACGCACTTCACGACGGCAGGAAAGTTAAGATTGAATTTTTAAAAGATGCGGATAGAGTGAAGATTGTGGAAACCTTTGAGCCAGAAAGTGAAAATTCGGTTGAGATGCAAAAACAGGGATGGCAGGCTATCCTGGCTAATTTTAAAAAATACGTGGAAGACTGA
- a CDS encoding Glyoxalase superfamily enzyme, possibly 3-demethylubiquinone-9 3-methyltransferase, which yields MKNRIYPCLSFNDQSREASDFYLQVFKASSLSSRTDIVSILNIVGHKFMALDAGADFKPNPAMSFYTVFESEKELKQVWNSLSETGMVMMPLNKYDWSELYGWVSDKFGVSWQLSLGKRSDMGQKITPALMFVGRQFGKAEEAIDFYTTIFDDSNQIVMNRYREDDKLQAGKLVHAQFQLKGQRFIAMDSGMEHKFQFSEGNSFVVSCKNGKEIDHYWEALSAGGEKSRCGWLKDKFGLSWQIVPAELGEWMKDKDRTKRIMAKVITMDKLDYDELKNA from the coding sequence ATGAAGAATCGCATTTATCCTTGTTTATCATTTAACGACCAATCTAGGGAAGCTTCAGATTTTTATCTACAAGTTTTTAAAGCTTCCAGTTTAAGCAGCAGAACCGATATTGTTTCAATTTTAAATATTGTAGGTCATAAATTTATGGCTTTGGATGCCGGGGCTGACTTTAAGCCTAATCCCGCAATGTCTTTTTATACGGTTTTTGAATCTGAAAAAGAACTCAAGCAGGTCTGGAATTCGCTCTCAGAAACCGGAATGGTTATGATGCCTTTAAACAAGTACGATTGGAGTGAACTTTATGGTTGGGTGAGCGATAAATTTGGAGTTTCCTGGCAGCTATCCTTAGGGAAAAGGTCAGACATGGGACAAAAAATTACACCCGCCCTCATGTTCGTTGGCAGACAATTTGGTAAGGCGGAAGAAGCTATAGATTTTTATACTACAATATTTGACGATTCTAATCAAATTGTAATGAACCGATACAGGGAAGACGATAAATTGCAGGCGGGAAAATTGGTGCATGCACAATTTCAGCTCAAAGGGCAACGGTTTATTGCAATGGATAGTGGGATGGAACATAAATTTCAATTTTCAGAAGGAAATTCATTTGTGGTATCATGCAAAAACGGAAAGGAAATTGATCACTATTGGGAAGCATTGAGCGCCGGTGGAGAAAAATCTAGATGCGGTTGGTTAAAAGACAAGTTTGGTCTTTCGTGGCAAATTGTGCCCGCAGAATTGGGCGAGTGGATGAAGGATAAAGATCGGACCAAACGCATAATGGCTAAAGTGATTACGATGGACAAATTAGATTACGACGAATTAAAAAATGCCTAA
- a CDS encoding TldD protein, translating into MKRRNFVKYAGLGAGAMMLPSYLLGDPISADALLAPGMDVAIKKQMADVALNTAKSMGATYADARIGRYLNQYVFTREERVQNVVNTESFGIGIRVIADGTWGFASTNAVTEDGIKKATQQAVAIAKANAKIQEEPVILAPVESYGEVSWKTPIKRDFKDVPVSEKVDLLISANSAAMQNGANFVNSSLFMVNEQKYFASTEGSYIDQDIHRIWPTFGVTAVADGKFKTRQAMSAPVGMGYEYLDGLASEKLKGPNGLILYRNSYDLVEDAKTAAEQAKQMLSAKSVDAGKYDLVLEPNHLGLTIHESVGHPLELDRVLGYEANYAGTSFATLDKWKSGDFKYGSDIVNIVADKTQPGSLGAVGYDDEGVKTKKWDLIRNGVLTNYEAIRDQVHMIGQNESHGCCYSESWNDVQFQRMPNVSLEPGKDKYSIDEMIKDVEKGIYIAGRGSYSIDQQRYNFQFGGTVFYEIKDGKIVGMLDDVAYQSNTQEFWNSCVKICDESDYRLFGSFFDGKGQPSQVSAVSHGSSTARFNDINVINTGRSI; encoded by the coding sequence ATGAAAAGAAGAAATTTTGTGAAATACGCAGGCTTGGGTGCAGGAGCTATGATGTTACCATCTTATTTGCTTGGCGACCCCATTTCTGCAGATGCACTCTTAGCGCCCGGAATGGATGTTGCAATTAAAAAACAAATGGCAGACGTAGCTTTAAATACAGCTAAGTCTATGGGAGCAACCTATGCCGACGCAAGGATTGGAAGATATTTAAATCAATATGTTTTTACCCGTGAAGAACGTGTTCAAAATGTTGTAAATACAGAATCCTTCGGAATTGGTATTAGGGTCATTGCAGATGGTACCTGGGGTTTTGCATCTACCAATGCAGTAACGGAAGATGGCATTAAGAAAGCGACTCAGCAGGCGGTTGCAATTGCGAAAGCAAATGCTAAAATCCAAGAAGAACCCGTGATATTGGCTCCGGTAGAATCCTACGGTGAAGTTTCATGGAAAACTCCTATAAAACGTGATTTTAAAGATGTTCCGGTTTCTGAAAAAGTAGATTTGCTAATTTCAGCAAATTCCGCTGCTATGCAAAATGGAGCTAACTTCGTTAATTCTTCACTTTTCATGGTAAATGAGCAAAAATACTTTGCTTCCACAGAAGGTTCTTATATAGACCAAGATATTCATAGAATTTGGCCAACTTTTGGTGTAACTGCAGTTGCCGATGGTAAGTTTAAGACCAGACAAGCCATGAGTGCGCCGGTTGGTATGGGCTACGAATATTTGGACGGTCTAGCTTCAGAAAAATTAAAAGGTCCTAACGGATTGATTTTATATAGAAATAGTTATGATTTAGTGGAAGATGCTAAAACAGCCGCGGAGCAAGCCAAACAAATGTTGTCTGCTAAGTCGGTAGATGCCGGCAAATACGATTTGGTTTTAGAACCTAACCATTTAGGTCTAACCATTCATGAGTCGGTTGGCCATCCATTAGAATTAGATAGAGTTTTAGGCTATGAAGCCAATTATGCAGGTACAAGTTTTGCCACTTTGGATAAATGGAAATCAGGAGATTTTAAATATGGTAGTGATATTGTAAATATCGTTGCAGACAAAACCCAACCAGGTTCTTTAGGCGCCGTTGGTTATGATGATGAAGGTGTTAAGACCAAGAAATGGGATTTGATCAGAAATGGCGTGCTAACGAATTATGAAGCAATCCGGGATCAAGTGCATATGATCGGTCAAAATGAATCTCACGGTTGTTGTTATTCCGAAAGTTGGAATGATGTACAGTTCCAAAGAATGCCTAACGTTTCGCTAGAACCAGGAAAAGATAAATACAGCATCGACGAGATGATCAAGGATGTTGAAAAAGGAATTTACATTGCCGGTAGAGGTTCTTATTCAATCGATCAACAACGTTATAACTTTCAATTTGGTGGGACAGTTTTTTATGAAATAAAAGATGGAAAAATCGTCGGAATGTTAGATGATGTAGCCTACCAATCCAATACCCAAGAATTCTGGAATTCTTGCGTTAAGATTTGTGATGAGAGTGATTATAGATTGTTTGGATCTTTCTTTGACGGTAAGGGACAACCTTCGCAAGTGAGCGCAGTTTCACACGGAAGCTCAACCGCTAGATTTAATGATATTAATGTCATTAACACCGGAAGGTCTATTTAA
- a CDS encoding Predicted Zn-dependent protease or its inactivated homolog produces MAIYTKEEAKKIMEKALSFSKADGCEVSLSGNESGNIRYARNTVTTSGHRSNQSLVVKSNYGKQSATATIDEFDDVSLEKVVRRSEDLAKLSPENKEFMDNLGAQTFDESISYNEKTANISPDYRAQVAAQSIEPARAKDVTAAGFFNDSSGFNAIMNSSGLFAYNKFSNGDFTVTMRTNDGTGSGWVSRDFNDIDKFNAAEASNIAIEKALKSKEARAIEPGKYTVILEPAASEDLIGNMFRSFNARTAFEGRSFMSKEGGTKLGDKIVDERVTIYSDPLNTEVPTATWNGEGQPLKRMNWIENGTVKNLAFDRFWAKEKGVDPVPFPSNIIMEGGDASLEDLIKSTKKGVLVTRLWYIRSVDPQTLLYTGLTRDGTFYIENGEIKYPVKNFRFNESPIIMLNNLETLGKQVRMNGNLIPYMKIRDFTFTSLSDAV; encoded by the coding sequence ATGGCAATATATACAAAAGAAGAAGCTAAGAAAATTATGGAAAAAGCCTTGAGCTTTTCCAAAGCAGATGGTTGTGAAGTTAGCTTAAGTGGAAATGAAAGCGGAAATATAAGATATGCAAGAAACACAGTGACCACATCTGGTCACAGGTCTAATCAATCCTTAGTTGTAAAATCTAACTACGGTAAACAATCTGCAACCGCAACGATTGACGAATTTGATGATGTCTCTTTAGAGAAAGTTGTAAGACGTTCAGAGGACTTGGCCAAATTGTCCCCCGAGAACAAGGAATTTATGGATAATTTGGGAGCTCAAACTTTTGACGAATCTATAAGTTATAATGAAAAGACCGCTAATATCAGTCCAGATTATCGGGCACAGGTGGCAGCTCAAAGTATAGAGCCAGCCAGAGCAAAAGATGTTACTGCGGCGGGATTCTTCAACGATTCTTCTGGTTTTAATGCAATCATGAACTCCAGTGGACTTTTTGCTTATAACAAATTTTCTAATGGGGATTTTACGGTGACAATGAGAACCAACGATGGCACAGGTTCGGGTTGGGTTTCTCGGGATTTTAACGATATCGATAAATTCAATGCAGCAGAAGCCTCAAATATCGCAATTGAAAAGGCGCTAAAATCTAAAGAAGCTCGAGCAATTGAGCCTGGAAAATATACTGTAATCTTAGAGCCTGCCGCTTCAGAAGATTTAATCGGTAATATGTTTAGGTCTTTTAATGCAAGAACAGCCTTTGAAGGTCGAAGTTTTATGTCTAAGGAAGGTGGTACAAAACTAGGAGATAAGATTGTTGACGAGCGCGTTACAATTTATTCGGATCCTTTAAATACAGAAGTTCCTACAGCTACTTGGAACGGAGAAGGTCAGCCGCTCAAAAGAATGAACTGGATTGAAAATGGAACAGTTAAAAATTTAGCTTTCGATAGATTCTGGGCCAAGGAAAAAGGAGTAGACCCTGTTCCTTTCCCATCAAACATCATTATGGAAGGTGGAGATGCTTCATTAGAAGATTTGATTAAGAGCACTAAAAAAGGAGTTTTGGTCACCAGATTATGGTATATCAGAAGTGTGGACCCACAAACTTTGCTTTACACAGGATTAACAAGGGACGGGACTTTTTATATTGAAAATGGCGAAATAAAATATCCAGTTAAGAATTTTAGGTTTAATGAAAGCCCAATTATTATGCTTAATAACCTAGAAACTCTTGGTAAACAGGTTAGAATGAATGGAAATTTGATTCCTTACATGAAAATCAGGGACTTTACCTTTACCAGTTTATCTGACGCTGTATAA
- a CDS encoding MoxR-like ATPase — MENNLAQLEQEVKTLTNKLTDLKNEIAKVIIGQEETVDQLLITFLAGGHALLEGVPGLAKTLMIRTLSQAMHLDFKRIQFTPDLMPSDIIGTEILEEDHSTGKKMFKFNQGPIFANIILADEINRTPPKTQAALLEAMQEFEVTYSGKTYKLEKPFFILATQNPIEQSGTFPLPEAQQDRFLLYIKIGYPTAEEELNVLKSTTGTKKYKVEEVISANDIIRLQEMVREIPISDSLIKYVNEIVRATRPDSTKIKYVQDWVSWGAGPRAGQAMILTAKARALLQGRLAVMPKDIEAVAFPVLRHRTIINFRAEAEGITSDNVTQHLLKEILIEK, encoded by the coding sequence ATGGAAAACAATTTAGCCCAACTAGAGCAAGAGGTCAAAACATTGACCAATAAACTTACCGACCTTAAAAATGAAATCGCCAAAGTGATAATTGGCCAAGAGGAAACAGTGGATCAATTACTCATCACGTTCTTGGCGGGTGGTCATGCGCTTTTAGAAGGTGTTCCGGGTCTAGCCAAGACCTTAATGATAAGAACACTATCCCAGGCCATGCATCTGGATTTTAAGCGGATTCAGTTTACGCCAGATTTAATGCCATCGGATATTATCGGTACTGAAATCTTGGAAGAGGACCATTCTACGGGTAAGAAAATGTTCAAATTTAATCAGGGACCGATTTTCGCGAATATCATCCTGGCAGATGAAATCAATAGAACCCCGCCAAAAACGCAGGCGGCTCTATTAGAAGCGATGCAGGAGTTTGAAGTTACTTATTCAGGAAAGACCTATAAACTAGAAAAACCGTTCTTCATTTTGGCCACTCAAAACCCGATTGAACAATCCGGTACTTTTCCTTTACCAGAAGCGCAGCAAGACAGATTTCTGCTTTATATAAAAATCGGATACCCTACTGCGGAAGAAGAATTGAATGTTTTAAAATCTACCACTGGGACCAAAAAATATAAAGTTGAAGAAGTCATCTCCGCAAACGATATAATTAGACTTCAAGAAATGGTTCGAGAAATCCCAATCAGCGATTCTCTTATAAAATATGTGAATGAAATCGTTAGAGCAACTAGACCAGATAGTACAAAGATAAAATACGTTCAAGATTGGGTGAGTTGGGGAGCAGGTCCAAGAGCGGGACAAGCGATGATTTTAACTGCCAAAGCCAGAGCATTATTGCAAGGAAGATTAGCGGTTATGCCAAAGGATATTGAAGCAGTTGCGTTCCCGGTTTTGAGACATAGAACCATAATTAACTTTAGGGCAGAAGCTGAAGGTATTACTTCTGATAATGTCACACAACACCTTTTAAAAGAAATACTTATAGAAAAATAA